In Pseudophryne corroboree isolate aPseCor3 chromosome 2, aPseCor3.hap2, whole genome shotgun sequence, the sequence gcgctatgggagagacgtcatgacatctctcccatagttccgaggagcagtGGGCGGCAAGGAAGAAGGACGTCAGCGGTCGGATGCAGGAGCGGGACTTAAGGTGAGTACATTGTGCTTGTTttttttgtgtataagcggcactactaaagggggcatagctacaaggggcataactaaaggagacatacctacaaggggcactactaaagggggcatagctacaaggggcataactaaagagggcatacctacaaggggcagtactaaagggggcatagctacaaggggcataactaaagggggcatacctacaaggagcataactaaagggggcatacctacaaggagcataactaaagggggcatacctacaaggggcactactaaagggggcatagctacaaggggcactgctaaagggggcatagctacaaggggcactactaaaagggcatacctacaaggagcataactaaagggggcatacctaaaggggccataactactgggggcatatctacgggggggcaaaactaaagggtgtatatctacagggggcaaaactaaagggggcatatatacaggaagcaaaactaaaggggccataactactgggggcatatctacagggagcatatctacagggggaaaaattaaagggggcatatctacaaggaaTAAAACTAAAGGGAGCATATCTAAAGGGGTCatgactactgggggcatattttcAGCAGCAAAACTAAAGttgacatatctactgggggcactactaaagggggcatacctacaaggagcataactaaaggggccataactacaggggccatatCTACAGGGGCCAAAACTAAAGGTGGcatatctgctgggggcaaactaaggggggcatatctacaaggggcatatctactggggacataactaaagggcacatatctacaaggggcatatctacagTGGCAAAACTtatgggggcatatcaactgggggcatagctactgggggcatatctacagggggcaaaactaaagggtgcatatctgctgggggcaaactaaagggcatatctacaaggggcatatctactggggacataactaaagggggcatatctacaaggggcataactaagggGACATATCTAGAAGGAGCAAAActtaagggggcatatctacagggggcaaaactaaaggggtcATATCTGCTGGGAGCATAACTaaatggggcatatctactggggacaatactacatgggggcattactacatggggcactactaatgagggcattgcataaggtccacttcataaggggcatcacttcttgggacataaggggcactgcataaggggcaccaatactatgggctctacaaaagcggcactaccactgtgggcactaccactacagtgggcattgcataaggggcactactactgtgggcattatgtgtatttggggtgttactactgtgggctttctgtataaggagcactaatgtgtgtcataacatgaataaggcacactactatgtggtgtaatgtgaataggattgtgctactgtgtggcgtaatttgaattgggtatactactgggtgaccacacccctttctttttgagaccacgcccctttgtgtGGTGTGCACCGCAGGCGCACGGGCGGTGGGGGGgatgtgagttccaccacctccctaggaccactttaagcactgggggcaatcactttcaaggcatggttttgccgtgtgagggcccctttaaaaaaaagtccaaattCGTCCAGCATCCTGCACAGCTGgcaaactcgggcgtcattacattcgGCCCAAGGTTGAAATTCCACTTTAAAAAGAAAGGTCTAGCTCACTAACGAGATAACAATTAAAATATCTTTCAAAAAGATACTTTCAAATAAAACAATTATAACTAGAGTTTCAGTGCTTTCCCCTCCAAAAAATAAGGAAATGTAAAGAATAAGAAACAAACCCTACTTACTTCCCTCTATGTGTAACCTATGTCAGCACATGGTACTCACCTGTTGATATACTTAATACCCCTTAATTAATATATGACAGCGTGCCCAGGCAAGTGTCTGATTGCTAGCAGGCTGCCTCATTCTGAAGCAgctactctacaccagtgatatttGTAtaccagcatacagtacatactaaCAAATATTAGCCCTAGAACCATTATTGATTTAAGCAACCATGTAAACTTCTatagaaaaaaaatattacaatTTCTAAATCAAAGccaaaattgaatatcccccaagacTTGCTATAGAAATAGtggcctccagtgagtctagctcatTACAGTCACTCCCCTGGGTGTTAGGTAAATGCGCATACCTGTATTGTATTACATATAAATGCTGCTCCGGGCATTAAACACATATTTTCCATTGTACTTAGTACTGAATGTTCTTAGTGTCTAAAGTGTGATCCTGCACTTTGGTTTGTATCTTAAACTTGTATCCAGGCACCAGACTCAGGGATAAAAGTGTAGCATTTCACACCATAAGTGCTGTAGTGTAGACCAATTAAAGCTgcaattagtacaggttgagtatcccatatccaaatattccgaaatacggaatattccgaaatacagacttttttgagtgagactgagatagtgaaacctttgttttttgatgactcaatgtacacaaactttgtttaatacacaaagttattaaaaatattgtattaaatgaccttcaagctgtgtttataaggtgtatatgaaacataaatgaattgtgtgaatgtacacacactttgtttaatgtacaaagttataaaaaatattggctaaaatgaccttcaggctgtgtgtataaggtgtatatgaaacataaatgcattctgtgcttagacttgggtcccatctccatgacatctcattatggtatgcaattattccaaaatacggaaaaatccgatatccaaaatacctctggtcccaagcattttggataagggagactcaacctgtaataataataataagtgctaAATGTTATATACGCTATCATGTATGCACCCTACACAGCAACAATGTATCTATTTATCCCAAACTCTTCTGCCCTTAGCAGTACATTTGCATTGTATGTGACATTCTGCACTAGTGTGGGTACTGTCTGGCATGTTCTGTATGAATCTGCTGCTAAACAGGAAATTCCTCTGACTGCTTACAGACTTTATAATAGAGAAAACATGTGAGAAAACTGTGCATAAAGGCTCTTATTGTTTTAAGcatttttattgtaaaatattAAACATGTGGGAAATAAATATTGCATAATTTATGACTTATTATATAGCGTATTATATGCCTCTACAGATAACATAGACAAAGCTGCAATTATTGACATCCTATAATTTGCTGAAAACAAAACCAATCTGGCATCATAAAGCAGAATGTAATACTTTTATCCTAAATTTCATGGTATAACTAGTAAATCCAAGAATAGTAATTGGTTTCCTATGCTCATTTTAATTCAGACTCCTAAGTGGAATGGAATTGTGAGAGGATAAACACACTTCCACCCGCTAGCAGAAAAAATCCACCCACCCAGCCAGTATACATTGCATCGCCAAATTCCCCACGGGGAACACCTTTAGGGATATTGTGATCCCAAAATTTTAACAATGTATCATAAGCAAAGTAGGATACAGAGAAGAAAGTCAGTGCGCCCGCCGCTGCAAACAGGACTCCTCCAAGGACAGCTAGCATCTTTCTGACATGTCTATCTGTGTTGTCAAGACATTTCACACAAGTCAGTGCTGGTACGGAGGCTGTAAATCCCAAGGCCCCAATAAATACTGACAGGCAAACAAGGACACGACCCATTCGGACTTGAAGCGGAAGACGGAGAGGAATCTGGTATTCTTGACATACAGTTAAACCCAGATCTTGAACAACACATGTTTCCCACAAACCAAGCAGGTAGTTTTCATTGACCAGTAGGCCTGATGAAAAAGTCAACCAACGAGGAATGAATAAGGCcaccaagcagcacacataaccaatgAGCGAGAGGAACAGGCCTGCAAGTTCAGCAAAGCAGAGCACTGCCTCCATTTTACCTCCTGGTCACTCTTGATTGCCCGTCTATATTTGGAAGAAGGAGCTTTAAGCAAAAGACTGCTTCCTTGCAGGGAGCTAGCTTTGAAATACCAGTCGGTAGGCAGCTTTGAATAAATCAATGCTTTTTAGTTTGCTTGTGAGAGACTATTGTTCTTTCTAAATCCATTCTAATTATAGGTCGGtagtttagaaaaaattaaaaaGCAGCCAGTGAAAATGTGTTGTATTCTTCTGAAAAAGATCATAGGATCAGATTAAATGATCTTCCCACTTGGCTTAAAAGAGAAAGAAACAATCTGGGATTTGAGAATGTTTTTTGAAGAGTAATCCTTCACGTACTAGACGGTAGTTTTCACTACAATAACTGTTATGTGCAGTCAGCTTACAGGCAGAGCAGTTTGTATGACTCAGGGAAGGCACCATCACAACAGTTCCTTTTTTTAAACACaaagttattttatatatatctggCTGACAAGCTCAaaggtcttgacaaaggtcctaagGGGACGAAATGTCGACAATGCACCATTTTCCTGTTGGCATGTAACAATTGAATGTACACTTCTTCAAGCCAGCCtggtgaggggtggtcttcaggttgctgactgtcaggatccaggcgcacagtataccggcgccggaatcccgacagccggcataccgacatatattctccctcgtgagggtccacgacccccctggatggagaataaagagtgtgccgcggcacagcggttgaaaaacgctgatctaatctaatatacacccctcccCTACTTAAGTGCTCTGGGCCCCCCCAAGGCTTAGTCCGGTCCTGTagctatcatacttgcctacccttccggaagctgcaggaggctcccaatgtttcgggtagtcccccgcggCCCCGGAAGGGTAGGAGACTCTCCCGCataatcccacccacttcctaggaAGCAGGCAGGATAAGGATAAAATAATACACTTTCAGCAAGCCGTATGAAGGGGCTTATTGCAACATTTAGCCCGTCCTCCTACCCGCAAATTGCTGTAATTTCCTCACCTGGGTATGGGGCCACACACACAGGCTGTACCCCCCTCCTCCCATCAAAGCATTAGCgatatatcgcatagtgtgtacccaaccgtacacatatatagtctttgtTTAGAAAAGTAGTAATAcattaataaataaaacaaatcattATTAATCGGAGAAAAATAATCTTCATGTATCTTTCTGTGTATTATTTTTTAATCGTATTTAGTTATTCTTTATCTTTTTGTTCTAATTACATGTTACACCATGTTCTCATTAATCTAAATATCAGTACACAATTTTGTGACAGTTCCACatctgtttttgtgtgtgtgtgtgtgtgtgtgtgtgtgtgtgtgtgtgtgtgtgtgtgtgtgtgtgtgtgtgtgtgtgtgttttaaacaaGTTGAAAAGAGAAGTAACTTTGTGGTTTACAGATTCCTTGTTCCTGCAATGCTGAGTCCAGTGATGGTGAGGACAGATTTCTATTTCAATACTAACACATGTCATTCATAGAATACACAGGATTGTATGCATTGCTTTGCTGGACCATACCGCCTGCACTCTCTCAATCAAATGAAAGCTCTGTTTTAGACTCAACAACAAACAGACATACActattttgtggtgtaatgtgaataacagattctactgtgcagtgtaatgtgactgccggacactactatgctgtgtaatgtgactattggacactactatgcggtgtaatgtgactattggacactactttgtggtataatgtgaataacagataccactgtgcggtgtaatgtgaataaacgacactactttgtggtgtaatgtgactaacggacactaatttgtggtataatgtgaataccggacactactgtgcggtgtaatgtgaataccggacactactgtgtggtataatgtgaataccggacactactatgcggtgtaatgtgaataccagacactactgtgtggtataatgtgacttatggacactactgtgtggtgtaatgtgacttatggacacttctgtgcagtataatgttaaATTCTGTGATATAGTGTAGGAATGTAGAGTAAGGTAACAGCAATGTATGGGTGGTAAGTGAGTTCTCTCCTCCCATTAGCTAGTCGCTATactcctgctctgtgaccctggTCATCTGTGCTGTAGATGGGTACCTGACTTTACAGTATTTGAGATGCCAGTTTACAGCACAGCTAATCTGGATCACCTATCAGACCTATCGGCTGACCGGAGAAGAGAGGTCACCGATCACCGGGTAGATAAGTGTAAGAGGAGGTGGGTGGGGGTCACCTTAGAGGGGGGGGCAGTTAATTAGGTTATGGCATCTGTTCTGTACAATCTGAGCGTATACCCTGAGAGTTGTGGTAACTGGATTTGTAGGGCCAGAACTTTTTTGCAAAGCTCTGTCCCTATATGTGATAACTGATACATCCTTGTAATGTATTCAATTATTGCAGTCAAAGttatcacatcccatccacatCTCGGATGCAGATTGACATAAATACGTCTCATAGTGCGAAGATGTAGAGTAGTAGTGATATAatgaagagatgtagtgtggggaggaagtgcaatgatgtagtatgccaccacacacccCTACCCACGCCAGAAGAAATTCTCTGTGATGCTAATAACACCCACTGCACGACACACAATAGGCtcattataaatttcagctccaggcccatgtggactctAATCTGGCACTGAATTGATGGGCAGAGGACCTAATATTCTTTATATcaggagcagtggttctcaaactgtgtgccgtggcaccctggggtgcctcggagcacttgcagggtgccctgggttgttggttcagtaccaattcaaattatttatggtcaatgtaacaggcaaaaccagtgctggtggctgtcagtcataaaatatgttggcaaacagaagcaaatcttgtccctcaccacacagttgaatttaatggtgcccatacacttgtgagataatcggtgctaaccttcgatttcgaccgcatctgtgagagaaatcgaaggattgtatgcacattataGTTACCTTTCGATGCGATGCATGGGCACGCCGGTCAAATCTGAACGTCTCAAgacagtatgtgctgcacttaatatttatcgaatcacagtgcgatcgcatgtgtttttaaaaacccaTGCTGTATATtggactgcgatgtgcgatgggcacccgcaggGAGCGaatggaggccgctcccactcggcggtgacgtgctcatcacatgattaccatgcgatctattgcatgatcgcatggtaatcactttggcagttccggtgcgatttcatcgcacctgaactgccggtgcaatgccccgcgatgtcgcgtcgcggggcatcgcacaagtgtatgggcattattaggatgacatataaacacaatttacttaatttattatttatttcaaaatttctcaataaacttttggcctaggggtgccatgaaaaaaaaatctgatactctagggtgccgtgattctaaaaagtttgggaaccactgacctagagaCTAATTTCTTATATCCCTGTTTCGGTATCTGAGTGTCAAGCAAGCACTGTTTCTGTATGTAAGCCTTTAAAGTTTATACATATACTGTGTGCTGTTCTAGAATAGGAAGGTATTATAGCACACTCTAGTGTACAAACAGCGCATAGCAGCCAGTAACACACTAATACTGTATCGCAAATGTGTTTACAGAAGTGGCAACTGATAGCACACTGTacagggtgtgcaataagtttccagatgcacaaaaaatattatatttacaaagtgaacattaaatAAAGTATTTGCTAGAGGAGTGTATGCAAAGTCGCATTCACTCAAACTACCtgttgaagcagctggaccagtccaaaaCAGGTATGT encodes:
- the LOC135051238 gene encoding claudin-22-like; translated protein: MEAVLCFAELAGLFLSLIGYVCCLVALFIPRWLTFSSGLLVNENYLLGLWETCVVQDLGLTVCQEYQIPLRLPLQVRMGRVLVCLSVFIGALGFTASVPALTCVKCLDNTDRHVRKMLAVLGGVLFAAAGALTFFSVSYFAYDTLLKFWDHNIPKGVPRGEFGDAMYTGWVGGFFLLAGGSVFILSQFHST